The window ACCATCCGACCCAGCGGCAGGGTGGCGCTGAGGACTCTGGGAGATTCCGGCTTCATGCCTCCAGACAAGCTCACTCGGACCTGACCCCACCCCCTTTGCCATGGCGACGGGCGTCGGTCGCATGGCTCCTCCGGCTCTCGATTTCTCCTTCGGTGTCTTGAGAGTGGACCGTCAGTGTTATTTTTGTGAACGTGCAACGAATGCTACCTTGATGTGGTGTTGTGGTCTCTTGCCGTGCCATATGTTTGCATTGCATCTCAGGGGAGCACCTTATCCCTGCAGGTTTTGTATTGAACAGAGGGGAGCGCATGGGATCTGACTGCTGTTGTGGGCGCCTGAGGAGTCAAGCAGGTTGGAACACAACTCACCCGAGGTCCTTCAACATGAATGTAATCTTTTTAGAGAATTTTGAAGAAATGGTGACGTCAAAAGAAAATTCAAAAACATTTCATCGTTTGTACGACTAATGCATATACCAAGGTTTTtttcgtgtgtttgtgtaagtggaAACTTGGAATAAACGGTCATGGTATTGAGTTCTGCGGTCATGTTTCACTTGGGGGGTTTCCGGGAACAGGATTGATAACCAGGAAAAAAGGCAGTGGCTCGCAGGACAGGGAAGTTTTATTGATTTCTTGAAAGCAAACGAATTTCGGACATacagaaaaagggagaaatAACACCATGAAAGTTTTTTAATAAAGCACAGAATGCCAAAGCACAATAAGCATGTTTTAAGTATTTAGGTGCATTTTTTGCAGAATTCCACATTCATGAAACCAGGATGACATGGGTCCTCAATTTTGAGCACAAGCACAACAATCCAATCCTCTCACTGGAGTGACCCTCAAATCGAGACGTTTATTTCAGGGATTTCACATTCAATATACCAATGTCCTTCACAAGCTGACCAGCATTCAGTCTTTGTATTAGTTATTAGTAGCCGGATTTGGATAGGCAGCTTTTGATTTCTAAGTTCAGCTTGCTGACATTCTTTTCTTATACAGCAGTTTACATATATCTAAACGGTAACATTGTACAGCTTGGCCTGTTTGTCACAAGTTCTTTAACATTCACATTCAATCAACTGGTACACATCTTGAATAGGCAGTAGCACGGTTAAGTACTGCTGACTTTTCTCCTGCTGAGGAAACCAGGAGACCCTTTCACATCATTTTATTTAGACAGTTATAGACAATAAGTTGACACCTCCTGGAAGTGAAACCACGGCGACAATGAACAGGATGGACAAATCAACATTAGTACCTGAAAATTgaaaacatctttatttgttaaattaaataaaacatgGAAGATCTCATTGTACTGTTTATCATGTTTCCCATGATTAAAGCCAACAAACAGAAGACATGTTTGGTTGCTGTAGTCAAGTTACATCAACTTAACACACTGAAGAAGATGTGGCAAATTTGGACATTAGACTGGTCCATTGTTTCAGAAAATTAAGGCAATTTCTGAAAGTGACAGAAAAAAACAGGAATTGGCAGTTTGTTCACACATAATAAAAACTTGGTTTTGTGCTACTGACTGACATACcaaaaataaatcattaaaatATTGAcatttcttttatttatttttttaaaaacatctaTTTTCATTTCGCTTCGTCTGCATCGAGGACTCTACACTGAGCTCCAGTGAACATCTATCTTTCAGGGAGTGCGGCTGTATTAATAGTTATTCAAAACAAATTGACTTGAGCTATGATACAGGTTCTTCACACTTATGATGAACACCTTCTTACTTTCAACTCGACAATGTCCACActcctacagtacacacattgGAAATGAACCCCTGTTTGTCCTCTCCTTTTTCAAATTCAGAGTGTACATCACAACCCGACATACTGAGAATCCCCTATGCAATATATATAAGTACCACTACATGAATACAAACCTCAAGACACTTGtgcatattttttttgtttgtttgttaggcATGTGGCTCTGAGCACGGCTTCGTTGTTGGAGCTGTGTCCTTTCTGGCCGTGTCGGGGGAAGAGGGCTTTCGCTGGGCTtggctttggggggggggggggggctaaatgGGGGGGTCGTTGAAGTGCTTGAAGCGGAGGCGCTGGATGAAGCTGGCGTGTGCAGGGTTGTAgcggctggggctggggaggtcTGGGGAGCCAGGGTGCCTGGCTGGGCTGAGGAGCCCCCCCGGAGAGAACAGGCTGCTGACTGGGGagcctggagggtgggggggggcctgCATCCTGCCTCTCTGGTTCTTCACCACAGCAGGGCTGGgccagctgacacacacacacacacacacacagtagcgaCATCAGCATCATCAAAGCCTCGGGGTACTGAGCATGACTCGGGGTTTTTCCCAATTCGCGAGTGTATTCGCTGTCAACATTCAAATGTATACAAATCGAGAACGTGGAACACGAACTGTGACTGACCTTTGCATCTGGGATGAGGAGAATGTCTGCATAGTGCTCTTCCATTTGTGAATGGTCGGGTATTTCTGGCCATCCAAGTCTACGGCTTCTATCGCTGACAAGACTTCCCTGTCCAACTTGGTTGGCGAATCCCTTAAACGAGATCACAAAACCAGAGATTCAATGACACTTTACTCAGCACACGCTTTCATCCATTTCAGCGGAGATAGAAATAGTGCAAAGGAAGTGAAACCAAGGATAGGGGCACAGGGACACACTGTTTCCCGAGGCAGCTTCCACAACTCACCCTTCGATGAAGAGTCCTTTCCTGATCCGGGGCGGGGTTCGGACGAGGTACTCGTGGGAGTCGTCCAGGGACTTGTAGGAGCCGGACGACCCCGAGCCGCTCACGTCTCTCCCCCCGTGGTCCCAGGACTTGGACCGGGCGCAGAGCGAACGCCCTCCGGCCGCCGCCGCCGCGCCCCCCCCCGCTAGTCCTCATGCCGGCGGCCTCCAGACTCTCCTCCGCCGTGAGGTACTCCTCGGAGCTCCCGCTCCCACACCTGTCCTCCCCCGACCTCCACCCCGCCTCCCCCGCCGAAGGCTCGGCGCTCGCCCGCTCCGACGCCGCGTCCTGATCGGAGGGCTCCAGCGACAGCCGGCCCACGCCGAAAGCGATCTGGGCCGGGGCGAGGGAGTCCCTGGGCTCGCGGGGGCCCCTCTGGCCCCCGCTCCTACGCCTCTGCCGGCCGCAGGGCCCGTCCACACCGTCCTGCAGGGACATCCTCTCAAACTCCACCATCAGGTTGGAGATGGGCGACAGCAGGCAGgcggaggagggcgaggaggtGGCGGCGGCGCAGCGGGGAGAAGCCCCCTTGTCCCCGTTGTGAGTCCtgtcggggggggaggggcacggGCCGTTCTTGCAGACCGCCGCCACCGCCGCCGACAGGAGGCTGGCGTCCGAGCACAGCAGGTCGCGCTCCGCAGCCGTCTCGATGAGGTCGGCGCCGCGGTGATGGAGGTGGTGCGACACGGGCAGGATGTGGAACTCGCGGCCGCCGCCCTTCAGGCCGTCCTTGGCGCCGGCGGACGAGGTGATGCTGGTCAGGGCGGCGTTCTGCCGGttcttcatctcctccaggCTGATGTCGTCGCCCTCGTCCAGGAAGGCGCCCACCGAGATGGAGTTGCAGAACTTCTTGGGCTTGCCTGCACACAGAtggacagaagaagaagaaaaatcgcGCGCCTCAGCTGTTATGCATCGACGGAATCATCCAGAAGCCAAAATAATCTCGTTGTGTTGATTTTTGAGGCCAGAACGAGCCACGTTTCCTAGCGGGGCTAGCAGAACAGAACAGGCTGGCTCTACCTGGGGACGGGGTCCTAAACCGGTTGGTTGTCTCGTTCTCCCCGGCCTCCTCGTGAGCGCGCTCGCTGAAGTCCTTCTTGCCGAGGAAGTCCTCCAGCTTGCGCAGGCCGTCCGCGGACGACAGGTCCACGAAGCTGTCCAGGAAGTCCCAGTACTCTGCCCAAGGGTGGCCCATCTCCCTGGCCAAGTCTCTGTGGAACGACACACAACCGCTGTTAGAGAATCAACCCCCACTGTAGCCTGGTGTTGTCATGACAGGGATGCTGAATGGGTACGTTGTTTTAACGTTATCATTCCAGGTGTGCGGTTGCAGCGCCCTACCTGCCCACTCTCTCTGCCCCGCGGTCAGGGTCCGACTTGAGGATATTTTTAAAATGCCCCGCCCTGTCCCTGGGAGGAGTCTTCCACACCCTGCGGAACTCATCAGCCTGCAAGAGGGGACGTGTTTCCCGGTTACACACTTCCTGCAGTTCTCAAGCATGCATGGTGAAAGTAGTCTTTGTTCATGCATGTGATGCGTGGACGAAGGGGAAAACGGCACTGGCCTTCGAGGGGCTCAGAGGGCCTGCGAATGCCCTGACTGCCATGATGGGGTCGATTGGACTCCTCGCGAACTGGGAAACCAGCGAATGAGGAAGGCTCTCTGAAGGCTCAGGTGACCAGGAAGCACCAATCACAGGCTGAGAGGAGTTGTCCGTAGCCCTCAGCAAGGGTATATAACAGCGGTCTGAAAGACGATACGTGATTAGAAAATGTGACGGTTTTTATGCGGATTAGGATAATTCGATGATAGAAAAATGAAGACTGACCTTCCAAATAGTCACAGATCTTCTGCTTGGCTTCCTgggttttgttttttctttcacaAATCACCTGTCAGGAAACAAAGAGTCAAAAGTGCCGACACATTGAGGAGACAGTTACTCAGCAGTCGACAAGTGTTAAACAAACACTTTAGGGAGTACTTACATCAAATGGCTTCTGGTCGTACTTGTTCTTGCAATGTTTATCTGTGTCGGGGTGGGAGCACAGGACATTCACCACTTCAGGGCAACCGAATTTACAAGCAAAGTGAAGCGGCGTCTCGAATCCCTGGGTCCAAGAAAGACAAGAGCGCAAGGTAAACCAAGACGctcgacacgcccccccccctatTACCGGCGGGCCTGTTGCCAAGAGAGACACAAATCCGTACGCAGACATATAGGGAGTAAGTAGGCTTGTAGGACTCACCGCCTTGTCTGGCGTGTTGAGGTACAGGTCTATGATGTAGCGGATGCGTTTCTGCAGCATGGCCTCCAGGTCGTCTGGGTACATGAGGCGCATGAAGTCCGGGTTCTCCAGGATGTCCAGCAGGAGCTGGGCTACGCCGGGCTGGTTCTCCTTGGCCGCCACGTGCATGACGTTGTACCTGCAGCCCTCCTGACGGCACCAACCACACGGGGAGCACGGGAGCAGGGAAGGAAGCGAGCCGCGAAAGGGTTTTGTTTACGAAACGCGGACTGACAGATTTGCGAGAGTCAGGAAGAACCGTTGCCCTATTTAGCGTCAAGTGTTGCGATATTTATCTGAACTATCCTCCGCCGTTTCTACAGCTATAGGCAACTGTCAGGTCACGTATTTTTCAATGAGAATCCTTGCCAGCCAGGCCAGAGAGCTGCTGGGTGACCCCCTTCCTCACCTGCACGACGGTAGGGTTGTCCCCCGAGCCGATGAGATAGCGCGGGTTGCTCCAGACCAGCTCGGCGAAGGCCACCTCGTCGCCCTTCTCTACGGCCTTCCGCAGCTTGGCCGTCAGGTCCTGCGTGCGAGGGCTCTTGAAGCTGTTGGCTCGCTCTCGGTTGATGGCGTCCACCTCCATGACTGGAAGGTTGTCTGCCGTGTGGGGACACAGTTcgatgaggaggggggaaagagacacACAGCGGGAGTGGGACCTGGCAAAAGGAGAGGGTTACATCACGTACCCTTGCACAGAGCCAGGCCTGGCTTCACCGGGGAGACGCAGGGGGTGGACTTGCTGGGGGAGGGGTAGTAGTCACAGACCCCTCTGGCAAACTTCTCCGCGTCTTCCCGGTTGGCAAAGGCTTTGAATCGAGCTCCTTTCATCGTCTTCACCGCCTGAAGAGCCTCCTTCTTGTCTGAATAGACGTGAGCCCTCTCTGCGGGCGGGCATGAAGGAGGAAGGACCGTTAGCAACGCATACCACCTCATTATGGGACGTCTCACAACTGTTTAGTAACTGTTTAACACAACTCTTATCAACACCGTTTTTCATTCAGCTCCAATCAGGAAACAGTTGTGTAACCCCTCTAGCGGCATGCTAGGACCTTTTGGCAGAGGAATGAACACAAACAACTGGTATTGACTGAAAACAGGGATAACCTTCCAAACAGCAAGGtcagacaaacaacaacaaagaggACTTTACCTGACTGGATGTTACTTAAGTATTGCGTCTAGCCAGCGGATAGCCAGCGTACAACCCGTTTATAACCTTGTGCATAACCTGCTTAGATGTACTGCTCTAACTGCAAAAGGGAATGAATGAAGTACCTCTCGACGGCATCAacaacccctctctctgcctttgcaTCGCTTGTGAAGGACGCCGCAATCAACACGGGACAGAACCAAGACGGGAGGTCCCTTttcactcccacccccccccccttctctcttacCATTTCTAGCCAGCACGTCTTCCCACAGCGGACAGACTCCGTAGTAGAACGTCGGGGACACCGGCGCGGTCTTAGAAGGAGTGTCCGTTTTAGACTGGGATCTGCCGCCCGCCGCGCTGATGCTCCAAGGGGTCCCTGACTTGACGgagagctcctcctcctccgggggGTTCAGTCCAATGCCGTAGCCAAAGTCCATGTCCTCGCCGGGGGCCTGGAGCGGAGGGCCGCCGGCTGCGGATGTGGCACGTGACGATGCTGGCACGGGTTTGGCCTGGTCCGCACTGTCGGCATCCGCTGCGGCGTTGCTGTCCGTCTCGACGACGCTGCCCTCTGCCCCGGC of the Hypomesus transpacificus isolate Combined female unplaced genomic scaffold, fHypTra1 scaffold_31, whole genome shotgun sequence genome contains:
- the ankle2 gene encoding LOW QUALITY PROTEIN: ankyrin repeat and LEM domain-containing protein 2 (The sequence of the model RefSeq protein was modified relative to this genomic sequence to represent the inferred CDS: deleted 1 base in 1 codon), with product MEAVLTRLRGLSSDELREEFTRADLKCGPITATTRAIFERKLARVLAGAEGSVVETDSNAAADADSADQAKPVPASSRATSAAGGPPLQAPGEDMDFGYGIGLNPPEEEELSVKSGTPWSISAAGGRSQSKTDTPSKTAPVSPTFYYGVCPLWEDVLARNERAHVYSDKKEALQAVKTMKGARFKAFANREDAEKFARGVCDYYPSPSKSTPCVSPVKPGLALCKDNLPVMEVDAINRERANSFKSPRTQDLTAKLRKAVEKGDEVAFAELVWSNPRYLIGSGDNPTVVQEGCRYNVMHVAAKENQPGVAQLLLDILENPDFMRLMYPDDLEAMLQKRIRYIIDLYLNTPDKAGFETPLHFACKFGCPEVVNVLCSHPDTDKHCKNKYDQKPFDVICERKNKTQEAKQKICDYLEDRCYIPLLRATDNSSQPVIGASWSPEPSESLPHSLVSQFARSPIDPIMAVRAFAGPLSPSKADEFRRVWKTPPRDRAGHFKNILKSDPDRGAERVGRDLAREMGHPWAEYWDFLDSFVDLSSADGLRKLEDFLGKKDFSERAHEEAGENETTNRFRTPSPGKPKKFCNSISVGAFLDEGDDISLEEMKNRQNAALTSITSSAGAKDGLKGGGREFHILPVSHHLHHRGADLIETAAERDLLCSDASLLSAAVAAVCKNGPCPSPPDRTHNGDKGASPRCAAATSSPSSACLLSPISNLMVEFERMSLQDGVDGPCGRQRRRSGGQRGPREPRDSLAPAQIAFGVGRLSLEPSDQDAASERASAEPSAGEAGWRSGEDRCGSGSSEEYLTAEESLEAAGMRTSGGGRGAAAGGRSLCARSKSWDHGGRDVSGSGSSGSYKSLDDSHEYLVRTPPRIRKGLFIEGDSPTKLDREVLSAIEAVDLDGQKYPTIHKWKSTMQTFSSSQMQSWPSPAVVKNQRGRMQAPPHPPGSPVSSLFSPGGLLSPARHPGSPDLPSPSRYNPAHASFIQRLRFKHFNDPPI